Proteins encoded together in one Centropristis striata isolate RG_2023a ecotype Rhode Island chromosome 6, C.striata_1.0, whole genome shotgun sequence window:
- the LOC131973295 gene encoding histone H2A-like gives MSGRGKGAGKARAKAKTRSSRAGLQFPVGRVHRLLRKGNYAQRVGAGAPVYLAAVLEYLTAEILELAGNAARDNKKTRIIPRHLQLAVRNDEELNKLLGGVTIAQGGVLPNIQAVLLPKKTEKAAKK, from the coding sequence ATGTCTGGACGTGGTAAGGGCGCCGGCAAAGCCAGAGCTAAGGCCAAGACCCGCTCCTCTCGGGCCGGGCTCCAGTTCCCGGTCGGTCGTGTCCACAGGCTGCTGAGAAAGGGAAACTACGCTCAGCGTGTCGGTGCCGGAGCTCCGGTCTACCTGGCGGCTGTGCTGGAGTACCTGACCGCTGAGATCCTGGAGCTGGCTGGAAACGCTGCCCGCGACAACAAGAAGACCCGGATCATCCCCCGTCACCTGCAGCTTGCTGTCCGCAACGACGAGGAGCTCAACAAGCTGCTTGGTGGAGTCACCATCGCTCAGGGCGGCGTGCTGCCCAACATCCAGGCTGTTCTGCTGCCCAAGAAGACCGAGAAGGCCGCCAAGAAGTAA
- the LOC131973303 gene encoding histone H2B 1/2-like: protein MPDTTVKAPKKGSKKAVSKAVTKGGKKRRTKRKESYAIYVYKVLKQVHPDTGISSKAMGIMNSFVSDIFERIAGEASRLAHYNKRSTITSREIQTAVRLLLPGELAKHAVSEGTKAVTKYTSSK from the coding sequence ATGCCTGATACCACCGTGAAAGCGCCCAAGAAGGGCTCCAAGAAAGCCGTTTCTAAGGCCGTCACCAAGGGCGGCAAGAAGAGGAGGACCAAGAGGAAGGAGAGCTACGCCATCTACGTGTACAAGGTGCTGAAGCAGGTCCACCCCGACACCGGCATCTCCTCCAAGGCCATGGGCATCATGAACTCGTTTGTCAGCGACATCTTTGAGCGCATCGCCGGTGAGGCCTCCCGTCTGGCTCACTACAACAAACGCTCCACCATCACGTCCAGGGAGATCCAGACCGCCGTCCGCCTGCTGCTGCCCGGGGAGCTGGCCAAGCACGCCGTGTCTGAGGGCACCAAGGCCGTCACCAAGTACACCAGCTCCAAGtag